One stretch of Methanobacteriaceae archaeon DNA includes these proteins:
- the dnaG gene encoding DNA primase DnaG has product MGKAEEISTTKYLIHAQINANGIVEKPDVVGAIFGQTEGLLSNDLDLRELQKTGRIGRIKVNITSRGGRSKGEIVIPSSLDRVETAILAASLETINRVGPCEAYIQVSKVEDVRAVKRKKVVDRAKEIYAGMMDEVTPESLKMIEEVKEAMRIHEITDFGDEKLPAGPNVHTSDAILVVEGRSDVLNLLKHGIKNAIAVEGVSVPKTVADLTRKKTVTAFVDGDRGGELILKELLQVGEIDYVTRAPRGKEVEDLGKDEIMVALRDKMPIEQMLHDLGIKVEPKSEDKMVVLKNILDELEGSGNAEILDDALNILKEVKVENLYDELKRINNHPYAVVFDGVVSQRLLDIAHEKGIKHIVAIRSGEIVKKPEKVKLITR; this is encoded by the coding sequence ATGGGAAAAGCAGAAGAAATAAGTACAACTAAGTATCTCATTCACGCTCAAATTAATGCTAATGGAATCGTGGAAAAGCCTGACGTGGTTGGTGCCATATTTGGCCAAACAGAAGGGCTTTTAAGTAATGATTTAGATTTAAGAGAACTACAAAAAACTGGGAGAATAGGTCGAATTAAAGTAAATATCACCTCCCGAGGAGGTCGATCTAAAGGAGAAATTGTTATACCTTCCAGTCTAGACCGAGTAGAAACCGCCATATTAGCTGCATCTTTGGAGACCATAAACCGAGTAGGGCCCTGCGAGGCTTATATTCAAGTTTCTAAAGTAGAAGATGTTCGTGCAGTTAAAAGGAAAAAAGTAGTGGACCGGGCAAAAGAAATTTATGCCGGAATGATGGATGAAGTCACTCCTGAAAGTCTGAAAATGATTGAAGAAGTGAAAGAGGCCATGCGTATCCACGAAATAACCGATTTTGGGGATGAAAAACTCCCTGCAGGCCCAAATGTCCATACTTCAGACGCCATTCTAGTAGTAGAAGGTCGATCTGATGTCCTAAATCTTTTAAAACATGGAATTAAAAATGCCATTGCTGTGGAAGGCGTAAGTGTTCCAAAGACTGTGGCCGATTTAACCCGTAAAAAGACCGTTACTGCATTTGTAGACGGTGATAGGGGTGGAGAACTGATTTTAAAAGAACTTCTCCAAGTAGGAGAAATTGATTACGTTACTCGAGCTCCTAGAGGAAAAGAAGTAGAAGATTTGGGTAAAGATGAGATTATGGTTGCTCTTAGAGATAAAATGCCTATAGAACAAATGTTACATGATTTAGGCATTAAAGTAGAACCTAAGAGTGAAGATAAAATGGTGGTTCTCAAAAACATCTTGGACGAATTAGAGGGTTCTGGGAATGCTGAGATATTAGATGATGCTTTAAACATCTTAAAAGAAGTTAAAGTAGAAAATTTATACGATGAATTAAAAAGAATTAATAACCACCCCTACGCTGTAGTTTTTGACGGTGTAGTTAGTCAGAGACTTCTTGATATTGCCCATGAGAAAGGTATTAAACATATCGTTGCCATTCGATCTGGGGAAATTGTCAAAAAGCCTGAAAAAGTGAAATTAATTACTCGCTAA